A stretch of the Gemmatimonadota bacterium genome encodes the following:
- a CDS encoding outer membrane lipoprotein-sorting protein → MKILQMIYRLFLVVLFAYPVVPLASERDVESIVRKIDELYRSKASVADMEMQIVTPHWERTLSLRIWTKGMDKTFIRIDAPKKEKGVTTLRIGNEMWNYLPKTNKVIKVPPSMMMGSWMGSDFTNDDLVKESSMLNDYIYDLIVPDDAQPGHLYIRFVPKEDSPIVWGKLITAVRADDLIPVWQHFYDEKGNLMRILNFKEIVSFGGKTIPSLMEMVPQNKDRHKTVMRYLRAEFDVQIGDDVFTRRNLQRK, encoded by the coding sequence GTGAAGATATTACAAATGATTTACCGATTGTTTTTAGTGGTCCTGTTTGCCTATCCCGTTGTGCCTTTGGCATCTGAGCGGGATGTGGAATCTATTGTGAGAAAAATTGACGAACTTTACCGCAGCAAAGCCAGTGTGGCGGATATGGAGATGCAGATTGTTACGCCGCACTGGGAACGCACGCTGTCGCTGAGGATTTGGACAAAGGGGATGGATAAGACTTTTATACGCATTGACGCGCCCAAAAAGGAAAAGGGCGTTACAACGCTGCGTATCGGCAACGAAATGTGGAACTATCTCCCAAAGACCAACAAGGTGATAAAAGTGCCGCCCTCGATGATGATGGGGTCGTGGATGGGGTCGGATTTTACGAATGATGACCTCGTCAAAGAGTCGTCAATGCTCAACGATTATATCTACGATCTAATTGTGCCGGATGACGCGCAACCGGGTCATCTTTACATCCGGTTCGTTCCAAAGGAAGATTCTCCGATTGTTTGGGGCAAGCTCATCACAGCTGTGCGGGCAGATGATCTGATTCCGGTGTGGCAACATTTCTACGATGAGAAGGGCAATTTGATGCGGATCTTGAATTTCAAAGAGATTGTGTCATTTGGCGGCAAGACGATTCCATCTTTGATGGAGATGGTGCCGCAGAACAAGGACAGGCATAAAACCGTTATGCGCTATCTCAGGGCCGAGTTTGATGTACAGATAGGTGACGATGTATTCACGCGGCGCAATCTCCAGAGGAAATGA
- a CDS encoding ABC transporter permease: MLKIAFRNIFRQRRRTVLTALAMIVGFTLSSVFIGWSDGAYSDIISMFTRNRIGHIQVHCAGYLDKPSLYDVIDSYESIGEKIAGVEGVEAWAPRIYSAGLGSVGDKTMGVQIIGVDVGREVKATRFDRKITSGAIFSDAAAREAILGVGLARILKADVGREIVLVTQGTDGAIANDLYTIIGIAESGDKATDRMACYLHIDDAQDLLVLDGRVHEIAVIAEALDRVPKITAAIEAQINDTRLEVSPWQVVAKSFYRAMQADRQGDFIGRMIIMLIVAIGVLNTVLMSVLERTREYGVLKAMGTKPGQIFGVVVAEVAFIALGSIFIGALFGAGLNYLLSIYGISLPQEFSYGGIVFQTMYAAVTVRSLAIPAVTVLVSAIFVSLFPALRAARIAPASAMRTH; encoded by the coding sequence ATGCTCAAAATAGCATTTCGCAATATTTTTCGCCAGAGGCGTCGCACTGTGTTGACTGCGCTTGCTATGATCGTGGGATTCACGCTTTCGTCGGTCTTTATTGGCTGGTCAGATGGCGCATATTCGGATATTATTTCAATGTTCACGCGGAATCGCATCGGGCATATTCAGGTGCATTGCGCGGGCTATCTCGACAAGCCATCGCTTTACGATGTGATCGACAGTTATGAATCCATCGGCGAGAAGATTGCCGGGGTTGAAGGCGTTGAGGCGTGGGCACCGCGCATCTATTCGGCAGGGCTCGGTTCGGTGGGCGATAAGACGATGGGGGTGCAAATCATCGGCGTAGATGTGGGGCGTGAGGTGAAGGCCACGCGGTTTGATCGGAAGATCACCAGTGGGGCGATATTTTCAGACGCCGCCGCGCGCGAAGCGATTCTCGGCGTTGGGCTGGCGCGCATTCTGAAGGCGGATGTTGGTCGCGAAATTGTGCTCGTTACACAGGGCACGGATGGCGCAATCGCCAATGATTTATACACGATTATCGGCATTGCAGAAAGCGGTGATAAAGCGACTGATCGGATGGCGTGCTATCTCCATATTGATGACGCGCAGGACTTGCTCGTGCTCGACGGGCGCGTTCATGAAATCGCCGTGATCGCCGAAGCGTTGGATCGCGTCCCCAAAATCACTGCGGCGATTGAGGCACAGATCAACGACACAAGGCTCGAGGTGTCGCCGTGGCAGGTTGTCGCCAAATCATTTTATCGCGCGATGCAGGCCGATAGACAGGGCGATTTTATAGGACGCATGATTATTATGCTGATCGTCGCTATTGGCGTGCTGAATACGGTGCTGATGTCGGTGCTGGAGCGCACGCGAGAGTACGGCGTATTGAAAGCGATGGGGACAAAGCCGGGTCAGATCTTCGGAGTGGTGGTGGCTGAAGTGGCGTTTATCGCGCTTGGCAGCATTTTTATTGGGGCATTGTTCGGTGCGGGACTCAATTACTTGCTGTCGATCTACGGCATCTCACTGCCGCAAGAGTTCTCCTATGGCGGTATTGTGTTTCAGACGATGTACGCCGCGGTCACTGTGCGAAGCCTTGCAATTCCCGCAGTTACGGTCCTTGTCTCTGCAATTTTTGTCAGTCTGTTTCCCGCGCTGAGAGCAGCGCGAATTGCTCCGGCCAGCGCGATGAGAACGCATTAG